A region of Streptomyces sp. TG1A-60 DNA encodes the following proteins:
- a CDS encoding ABC transporter ATP-binding protein → MEELSAADPDAVIATRALTKRYRGGQLAVDGLDLTVPAGSVFGFLGPNGSGKTTTIRMLMGLIEPTSGTTRVLGRPMPRSIRTVLPHVGALIEGPALYGFLSGRDNLLRYDSADPTADPRTRRTRVGAALDRVGLTADAGKKAKAYSLGMKQRLGLAAALLQPRRLLVLDEPTNGLDPQGMREIRALVRELASDGTTVFLSSHLLDEVEQVCTHAAVMARGRLITQGPVGELAAGARGRLVVTTPDTADAARVLKEQGVGDVVVTEGEGPGGGAVGGAPEGSRVTAEPPPPDRDLAELNAALVTAGVRVRGFGLERASLEDAFVALTGEGFDVAG, encoded by the coding sequence ATGGAGGAGCTGTCCGCCGCGGACCCGGACGCAGTGATCGCCACCCGCGCGCTCACCAAGCGCTACCGCGGCGGGCAGCTCGCCGTGGACGGCCTCGATCTGACCGTCCCGGCGGGCAGTGTCTTCGGATTCCTCGGCCCGAACGGCTCGGGCAAGACCACCACCATCCGCATGCTGATGGGCCTGATCGAGCCGACCTCGGGCACGACCAGGGTCCTCGGCCGGCCCATGCCGCGCTCCATCCGGACCGTGCTCCCGCACGTGGGCGCGCTCATCGAGGGACCCGCGCTGTACGGGTTCCTCTCCGGGCGCGACAACCTGCTGCGCTACGACTCCGCGGACCCGACCGCCGACCCGCGCACCCGGCGTACGCGGGTCGGCGCCGCGCTCGACCGGGTCGGACTCACGGCCGACGCCGGCAAGAAGGCGAAGGCGTACTCGCTGGGCATGAAACAGCGGCTGGGTCTCGCGGCGGCCCTGCTCCAGCCGCGCCGCCTCCTCGTCCTCGACGAGCCGACCAACGGCCTCGACCCGCAGGGCATGCGGGAGATCCGGGCGCTGGTAAGGGAGTTGGCGTCCGACGGCACCACCGTCTTCCTCTCCTCCCACCTCCTCGACGAGGTCGAGCAGGTCTGCACCCACGCCGCCGTCATGGCCCGGGGCCGGCTGATCACCCAGGGGCCGGTCGGTGAACTGGCCGCCGGGGCACGCGGACGCCTCGTCGTCACCACGCCCGACACGGCGGACGCGGCGCGGGTGCTCAAGGAACAGGGTGTCGGGGATGTGGTGGTGACCGAGGGCGAGGGGCCCGGGGGCGGTGCCGTGGGTGGCGCACCGGAGGGGAGCCGGGTGACGGCCGAACCGCCGCCACCCGACCGCGACCTCGCCGAACTGAACGCCGCGTTGGTCACCGCGGGCGTCCGCGTCCGCGGCTTCGGCCTCGAACGGGCCTCGCTGGAGGACGCGTTCGTGGCGCTGACGGGGGAGGGTTTCGATGTCGCGGGCTGA
- a CDS encoding ABC transporter permease — MSRADTTGTDAGTAAVGTAARTPGLLWTFGLFRSELVTTFRRWRTIALLAVLAAVPVLVGIAVRIETGDGSSTGGGGGGGPAFIAQISNNGLFLVFTALAATLPFFLPMAVGVIAGDAIAGEANAGTLRYLLVSPAGRTRLLLTKYATTMTFCLVATLVVAASALTVGALLFPLGDVTTISGTRISFAEGLLRALLIALAVAASLTGIAALGLFISTLTNSGIAAMATTVGLLVTVQILGQIPQLDTLHPYFFSHYWFSFADLMREPVYWDDLRRNLGLQALYAAVFGSAAWARFTAKDITA, encoded by the coding sequence ATGTCGCGGGCTGACACCACGGGCACGGATGCCGGCACGGCCGCCGTCGGCACGGCCGCCCGTACACCCGGCCTCCTGTGGACCTTCGGGCTGTTTCGCAGCGAGTTGGTGACCACCTTCCGGCGGTGGCGGACGATCGCGCTGCTGGCCGTGCTCGCGGCGGTGCCGGTTCTCGTGGGGATCGCGGTGCGGATCGAGACCGGTGACGGGTCCTCGACGGGCGGCGGTGGCGGTGGCGGCCCGGCGTTCATCGCGCAGATCAGCAACAACGGGCTGTTCCTGGTGTTCACGGCGCTGGCCGCGACGCTCCCCTTCTTCCTGCCGATGGCCGTCGGGGTGATCGCCGGAGACGCGATCGCGGGCGAGGCGAACGCGGGCACCCTCCGCTATCTGCTGGTCTCGCCCGCCGGCCGGACCCGGCTGCTGCTCACCAAGTACGCGACGACGATGACCTTCTGTCTGGTCGCCACCCTCGTGGTGGCGGCCTCCGCGCTGACCGTCGGGGCGCTGCTGTTCCCCTTGGGAGACGTGACGACGATCTCCGGCACGCGCATCAGCTTCGCCGAGGGGCTGCTGCGGGCGCTGCTGATCGCGTTGGCGGTGGCCGCGTCACTGACCGGGATCGCGGCCCTCGGGCTGTTCATCTCCACCCTCACCAACAGCGGCATCGCGGCGATGGCCACCACGGTGGGGCTCCTCGTCACCGTCCAGATCCTCGGCCAGATCCCCCAGCTCGACACCCTCCACCCGTACTTCTTCTCCCACTACTGGTTCTCCTTCGCCGACCTCATGCGCGAGCCCGTCTACTGGGACGACCTGCGACGCAACCTCGGCCTCCAGGCCCTGTACGCGGCGGTGTTCGGCTCGGCGGCGTGGGCGCGGTTCACGGCGAAGGACATCACCGCCTGA
- a CDS encoding amidase, translating into MSAGVRAREIRAVDVVAASLARIEHAEPTLRAFVEVWAEEALRRAAEVDARVAAGVRLPLAGVPIGVKGRAGLRAAPARALVAAGCVPVGATSVPGPGTPWQTWGLGAGGRTVNPWRADRTPGGSSAGSAAAVAAGLVPMATGTDGAGSVRIPAAWCGVVGLKTTNGRLPSADRTGLTAAGVLTRYASDAAAYWRCVRGGSDHEGHEEPKPAGLTKNVHTPVTAVWSADLGFADTAPEPAAIAHSAALRLADTGLVRPVRPDETVRLMDPGPVWLALRSAPDTDPAAVRATHELRAENDRRLAALFTEADLILTPTTPNAPHGHEGPGDRYSTALTWAFNLSGHPATSIPAGFDSDGCPVGLHLVTRHGGEDLLLRLARGAEAARTHPDRQRENPA; encoded by the coding sequence ATCTCCGCCGGTGTACGCGCGCGCGAGATTCGTGCTGTAGACGTGGTGGCGGCCTCACTCGCCCGCATCGAGCACGCGGAGCCCACGCTGCGCGCGTTCGTCGAGGTGTGGGCCGAGGAGGCGTTGCGGCGGGCGGCTGAGGTGGACGCGCGGGTCGCCGCGGGTGTACGGCTGCCGTTGGCCGGGGTGCCGATCGGGGTGAAGGGGCGGGCCGGGCTGCGTGCGGCACCGGCGCGGGCGCTGGTCGCGGCCGGGTGCGTACCCGTGGGGGCGACCTCCGTGCCGGGCCCCGGTACGCCCTGGCAGACCTGGGGGCTCGGGGCGGGCGGCCGGACCGTCAACCCCTGGCGGGCCGACCGGACACCGGGCGGCTCTTCGGCCGGGTCCGCGGCGGCGGTCGCCGCGGGCCTCGTGCCGATGGCCACCGGCACGGACGGCGCCGGGTCGGTACGCATCCCGGCCGCGTGGTGCGGTGTCGTCGGCCTGAAGACCACGAACGGGCGTCTGCCCTCCGCCGACCGTACGGGCCTCACGGCGGCCGGCGTCCTCACCCGGTACGCGTCGGACGCGGCGGCGTACTGGCGGTGCGTGCGGGGCGGGTCGGACCACGAAGGGCACGAGGAGCCGAAACCGGCCGGGCTGACCAAGAACGTGCACACACCCGTCACCGCCGTCTGGTCTGCGGACCTCGGCTTCGCAGACACCGCCCCCGAGCCCGCCGCGATCGCCCACAGCGCCGCGCTCCGCCTCGCGGACACCGGTCTCGTACGGCCCGTACGGCCCGACGAGACCGTACGCCTGATGGACCCGGGGCCGGTTTGGCTCGCCCTCCGCTCCGCACCGGACACCGACCCGGCGGCCGTGCGCGCCACCCACGAACTCCGCGCCGAGAACGACCGGCGGCTCGCCGCCCTCTTCACCGAGGCCGACCTGATCCTCACACCCACCACGCCCAACGCCCCGCACGGTCATGAGGGCCCCGGTGACCGCTACTCCACGGCCCTCACCTGGGCGTTCAACCTCAGTGGCCACCCCGCCACGAGCATCCCGGCCGGCTTCGACTCCGACGGCTGCCCGGTCGGCCTCCACCTGGTGACCCGGCACGGCGGGGAGGACCTGTTGCTGCGCCTCGCACGCGGCGCCGAAGCCGCCCGGACCCACCCCGACCGACAGCGGGAGAACCCGGCATGA